In Archangium violaceum, the following are encoded in one genomic region:
- a CDS encoding LysR family transcriptional regulator produces MDWDDLRYVLAIHREKTLSGAAATLGVSRTTVGRRLKETEDRLGVRLFDRTEEGFAATAAGDELAETAARLEAEIHVTEGRLLGRDAELRGRLRVSTVDFLFAGFPEVFSSFIQRYPGVEVTLGVTNEQVSLIRREADVALRLGNNPAEGLVGRRVGRMQFEAYAARSLVDRMGPGATLADFPWLHSDERSDGRWLDDWLARNAPGAKVSLRSDDFAVRRRALSAGMGVTFLACFDGDADPGLVRVGARLSEEARDLWVLTLPELRNNRRIRAFMDHVYDAFKPHQRTLEGNA; encoded by the coding sequence ATGGACTGGGACGACCTTCGCTACGTGCTGGCGATCCACCGCGAGAAGACGTTGTCCGGCGCCGCCGCCACCCTCGGGGTCTCCCGGACCACCGTCGGGCGGCGCCTGAAGGAGACCGAGGATCGGCTGGGCGTCCGGCTCTTCGACCGCACCGAAGAAGGCTTCGCGGCCACGGCCGCCGGCGACGAGCTGGCCGAGACCGCGGCGCGGCTGGAGGCGGAGATCCACGTGACCGAGGGGCGGCTTCTGGGCCGTGACGCCGAGCTCCGCGGCCGGCTGCGGGTCTCGACGGTGGACTTCCTGTTCGCGGGTTTTCCCGAGGTGTTTTCCAGCTTCATCCAGCGCTATCCGGGGGTGGAGGTGACCCTCGGCGTGACCAATGAGCAGGTGTCGCTCATTCGCCGCGAGGCCGATGTGGCGCTGCGTCTGGGCAACAATCCGGCGGAGGGCCTGGTGGGCCGCCGCGTCGGTCGAATGCAGTTCGAGGCCTACGCCGCGCGTTCACTCGTCGATCGGATGGGCCCTGGTGCCACCCTCGCGGATTTTCCGTGGCTGCATTCGGACGAGCGCTCCGATGGGCGTTGGCTCGATGACTGGCTGGCCCGGAACGCGCCGGGAGCCAAGGTGTCGCTGCGTTCCGACGACTTCGCGGTCCGCCGGCGCGCGCTCTCCGCCGGCATGGGCGTCACCTTCCTGGCGTGCTTCGACGGCGATGCCGATCCAGGGCTGGTGCGCGTGGGAGCGCGCCTCTCCGAAGAGGCGCGCGATCTCTGGGTGCTGACGTTGCCAGAGCTTCGCAACAACAGGCGTATTCGTGCCTTCATGGACCACGTCTACGACGCCTTCAAACCCCATCAGCGCACACTTGAGGGGAACGCATAG
- a CDS encoding NAD(P)-dependent alcohol dehydrogenase codes for MRTILQSGYGEPERVLVQGESDIPTPGDGEVLVRVHATSVNTPDCIATLGVPYALRLVSGLRAPMSPVRGSDVAGVVEAVGAHVTGFAPGDAVFGSVWTGGYKRGAPGTFCEYTVVPATQLAHKPAQLSFEEAAGAVMSGVTALVAMRDVARVRAGQQVLVNGASGGLGTFAVQIARALGARVTGVCSTRNVELVRSLGASHVIDYTRTSYPEQDARYDVVMDNVMNHPPSVSARVLTANGMLLPNSIGTHKWLGTLPSMAFGALFKSRQWRTIQFVPSRKNLEDIGALIQSGAVKVVIDRTYPLAHAGQAVAHMVSRRARGQIVISAM; via the coding sequence ATGCGAACCATCTTGCAAAGCGGTTACGGAGAGCCTGAACGGGTCCTGGTGCAGGGCGAGAGCGACATCCCCACGCCGGGCGACGGCGAAGTCCTCGTCCGTGTGCACGCGACGTCGGTGAACACGCCGGACTGCATCGCCACCCTCGGAGTTCCCTACGCGCTGCGCCTGGTGTCCGGCCTGCGTGCGCCCATGTCGCCGGTCCGCGGCTCGGACGTCGCCGGCGTCGTGGAAGCGGTGGGCGCCCACGTTACCGGCTTCGCACCCGGCGACGCCGTGTTCGGCTCGGTGTGGACGGGAGGTTACAAGCGCGGCGCTCCCGGGACCTTCTGCGAATACACCGTGGTCCCGGCGACACAACTGGCGCACAAGCCGGCGCAGCTCAGCTTCGAGGAAGCCGCCGGGGCGGTGATGTCGGGCGTGACGGCGCTGGTGGCCATGCGCGATGTCGCTCGCGTCCGCGCAGGTCAGCAGGTGCTCGTCAACGGTGCCTCCGGTGGCCTGGGGACGTTCGCCGTGCAGATCGCCAGGGCCTTGGGTGCCAGGGTCACGGGCGTGTGCAGCACGAGGAACGTCGAGCTGGTGCGTTCGCTCGGTGCCTCCCACGTCATCGACTACACGCGGACGAGCTACCCGGAGCAGGACGCGCGCTACGACGTGGTGATGGACAACGTGATGAACCACCCTCCGTCGGTCTCGGCGCGCGTCCTCACCGCGAATGGGATGTTGCTGCCCAACAGCATCGGCACCCACAAGTGGCTGGGAACGCTGCCCAGCATGGCGTTCGGGGCGCTCTTCAAGTCCAGGCAGTGGCGCACGATTCAATTCGTCCCGTCACGCAAGAACCTCGAGGACATCGGCGCGCTGATTCAATCGGGCGCCGTGAAGGTCGTGATCGACAGGACCTATCCGCTCGCGCACGCCGGCCAGGCCGTGGCGCACATGGTGAGCAGGCGCGCGCGCGGACAGATCGTGATCAGCGCCATGTAG
- the sitA5 gene encoding SitA5 family polymorphic toxin, producing MAPAGALWLIVLFLHAACATQGPAAGRRAGGGRAGEEAAESEARSAPRELQPVLVVYAAEVEARDSTRVVAVSREEYQRAVAQLLQHHQVRGTPQEAAQGLLQAMPEEELLAEVYRDRVLTLVPLTDKGSLVPEAEAALKEKYLRWCQPRGGGDCLGLFTDGPYLRTDDRRTLALALAFGGVLDETRAALGRELSPQALLSCLVWAAGLYLALWLLPEPSTKAVAAALSVVLLAWLGVDAMWGLMDGWASMAHAAHEATTFEELRDAGEVFGKRIGTDAARALILAVATLTGRTLGEMATHLRSLPRFNQVQAQWAAQGMEGSVAVAMEEAAAVEVVVEQSRALVVLMSPQAPVAINVLARSGSSGAAGGHSGTVAIQHRGGNKQVILSTGERWHLPRGKSYRDIPAEDRLGDELQAAVREEAAKWSRAALSNEEAAAIDKMLRAGKEHRANLLERQARGRWVERQVANRFPHLSWNQRGVDVTGPGGQSYHYEILSGTESNFALHGRRMASTFFRMIFF from the coding sequence CTGGCGCCGGCCGGGGCCCTCTGGCTCATCGTCCTCTTCCTCCACGCGGCCTGCGCGACGCAGGGGCCCGCGGCGGGCAGGAGGGCAGGGGGAGGGCGTGCGGGGGAGGAGGCTGCTGAGAGCGAGGCGCGCTCGGCGCCGAGGGAGCTGCAGCCGGTGCTTGTTGTGTACGCCGCCGAGGTGGAGGCGCGCGACAGCACGCGGGTGGTGGCTGTCTCGCGGGAGGAGTACCAACGCGCGGTTGCGCAGCTGCTCCAGCACCACCAGGTGCGCGGCACTCCCCAGGAGGCCGCCCAAGGGCTGCTCCAGGCCATGCCCGAGGAGGAGCTGCTCGCCGAGGTGTACCGGGACAGGGTTCTCACGCTGGTGCCCCTCACCGACAAGGGCTCGCTGGTGCCCGAGGCCGAGGCGGCGCTCAAAGAGAAGTACCTCCGGTGGTGTCAGCCACGTGGCGGCGGTGACTGCCTGGGCCTCTTCACGGATGGGCCCTACCTGCGCACGGACGACAGGCGCACCCTGGCGCTCGCATTGGCCTTCGGAGGCGTGCTGGACGAGACGCGAGCGGCCCTTGGACGCGAGCTCAGTCCGCAGGCGCTGCTCTCCTGCCTAGTGTGGGCCGCGGGTCTGTACCTGGCGCTCTGGCTGCTACCAGAGCCCAGCACGAAGGCGGTGGCGGCCGCGCTCTCCGTGGTGCTTCTGGCCTGGCTGGGCGTGGACGCCATGTGGGGCCTCATGGACGGGTGGGCCAGCATGGCGCACGCGGCGCACGAGGCCACCACCTTCGAGGAGCTGCGCGACGCTGGCGAGGTCTTCGGCAAGCGCATAGGCACGGACGCGGCCCGGGCCCTCATCCTCGCGGTGGCCACTCTCACCGGACGGACCCTGGGCGAGATGGCGACGCACCTTCGCTCGTTGCCGAGGTTCAACCAGGTGCAGGCGCAGTGGGCGGCCCAGGGCATGGAGGGCTCCGTGGCGGTGGCGATGGAGGAGGCCGCCGCGGTGGAGGTGGTGGTGGAGCAGAGCCGCGCCCTCGTCGTCCTCATGTCCCCGCAGGCGCCGGTGGCCATCAACGTGCTGGCGAGGAGCGGCAGCTCGGGAGCTGCTGGGGGGCACTCGGGCACCGTGGCCATCCAGCACCGCGGTGGCAACAAGCAGGTCATTCTCAGCACTGGCGAGCGGTGGCACCTCCCGCGCGGCAAGAGCTACAGGGACATTCCGGCGGAGGACCGCCTGGGCGACGAACTGCAAGCGGCGGTGAGGGAGGAGGCGGCGAAGTGGTCTCGGGCGGCGCTGTCGAATGAGGAGGCGGCGGCGATTGACAAGATGCTGCGTGCTGGAAAAGAGCACCGGGCAAATCTGCTCGAGCGTCAGGCTCGTGGGCGATGGGTCGAAAGACAGGTGGCCAACCGTTTCCCGCACCTGTCGTGGAACCAGCGAGGCGTGGACGTGACCGGTCCGGGTGGCCAGAGCTACCACTACGAGATCCTGTCTGGTACGGAGTCCAACTTCGCGCTGCACGGGCGACGAATGGCGAGCACCTTCTTTCGCATGATCTTCTTCTGA
- a CDS encoding DUF3606 domain-containing protein: MLRRRSARRRRSVSGYWCRKFGCTESELREAVREVGTSAAAVEEYLKKLRLARHRAGLGQRDHLQGPGGAHRPEIVRG; this comes from the coding sequence GTGCTCCGAAGACGGAGTGCCAGACGTCGGAGGTCGGTTTCAGGGTACTGGTGCAGGAAGTTCGGCTGCACCGAGTCGGAGCTGCGTGAGGCCGTCAGGGAAGTCGGCACGAGCGCTGCTGCCGTCGAGGAGTATCTCAAGAAGCTACGTCTGGCCCGCCACCGAGCAGGACTGGGGCAGCGAGACCACCTACAAGGGCCAGGTGGAGCCCACCGCCCCGAAATCGTTCGTGGATAA
- a CDS encoding dihydrofolate reductase family protein, whose protein sequence is MRKLIVSEFLSLDGVMQAPGGADEDTEGGFKHGGWTLPYWHDDIGNAFGAFMRETDAFLLGRKTYEIHANAFEPMKPGDPFGDMMNAPAKYVVSKSLDKPIWRNTTIIRDNVVEAVRKLKAAPGKNILTDGSHELVHTLLEHDLVDELHLLLYPLILGGGKRLLPEGVHTTFKLKAATPYPSGVVGLHYERERKSAL, encoded by the coding sequence ATGCGCAAGCTCATCGTTTCAGAGTTCCTTTCCCTCGATGGTGTGATGCAGGCTCCCGGTGGCGCCGACGAAGACACCGAAGGTGGCTTCAAGCACGGTGGCTGGACCCTGCCTTACTGGCATGACGACATCGGCAACGCCTTCGGCGCGTTCATGCGGGAGACCGATGCGTTCCTCCTCGGACGAAAGACGTACGAGATTCATGCGAACGCGTTCGAGCCGATGAAGCCTGGCGACCCCTTCGGGGACATGATGAACGCCCCGGCGAAGTACGTCGTATCGAAGAGCCTCGACAAGCCCATCTGGCGAAACACGACGATCATTCGCGACAACGTCGTCGAGGCGGTTCGGAAGCTCAAGGCAGCGCCCGGCAAGAACATCCTCACGGATGGGAGCCACGAGCTCGTGCACACGCTGCTCGAGCACGACCTGGTCGATGAGCTTCATCTGCTGCTCTATCCGCTCATCCTGGGCGGCGGAAAGCGACTGCTTCCCGAAGGAGTTCACACGACCTTCAAGCTGAAGGCGGCGACGCCCTATCCCAGTGGTGTCGTGGGCCTCCACTACGAACGCGAGCGGAAATCGGCACTCTGA
- a CDS encoding class I SAM-dependent methyltransferase, with protein MTSQRPPPQNWWAERTTVIRRYDEMESRLTASVSERMLDLACLRPGMRVLDVASGMGEPSLRAAQRVGSSGSVLGTDVAGGMLEAAREKARAQALSNIEFRTGDAETLEVPEQSFDAATVRWGLMYMARPELALERLWRALRPSGRLVCACWAGPGQVEYWSLPRRTLAPFHRFPPVEPDAPGVFRFSDPEYLRPLLTRSGFEMEHVESMHVPVMEAEDGAGVVRWIRELGGPVAKVVEGLPPEAQRTWEADVARECEQYRTGGKVLLGGVTWLVVARR; from the coding sequence ATGACATCCCAGAGACCGCCGCCGCAGAACTGGTGGGCCGAGCGCACCACCGTCATCCGCCGGTACGACGAGATGGAGTCCCGCCTCACGGCGTCCGTCAGCGAGCGGATGCTCGACCTGGCCTGCCTTCGGCCGGGAATGAGGGTGCTCGATGTGGCTTCGGGGATGGGCGAGCCTTCCCTCCGCGCCGCGCAACGGGTGGGCTCCTCCGGCTCCGTGCTGGGAACGGACGTGGCTGGCGGCATGCTGGAGGCCGCACGGGAGAAGGCACGAGCCCAGGCCCTCTCGAACATCGAGTTTCGTACCGGGGATGCGGAGACGCTCGAGGTGCCGGAGCAGTCCTTCGATGCGGCGACCGTACGTTGGGGATTGATGTACATGGCCCGGCCCGAGCTGGCGCTCGAACGGCTGTGGCGGGCGCTCCGTCCCTCCGGACGCCTGGTGTGCGCATGCTGGGCGGGGCCCGGGCAGGTCGAGTACTGGTCGCTGCCGCGCAGGACCCTGGCGCCATTCCATCGGTTTCCCCCCGTCGAGCCCGATGCCCCGGGCGTGTTCCGCTTCTCCGATCCCGAATACCTGCGCCCGCTGCTGACGCGCAGCGGGTTCGAGATGGAGCACGTCGAGTCCATGCATGTCCCCGTGATGGAAGCAGAGGATGGGGCGGGGGTCGTGCGCTGGATTCGAGAGCTCGGGGGCCCCGTGGCCAAGGTCGTGGAGGGACTGCCGCCGGAGGCACAGCGCACGTGGGAGGCGGATGTCGCCCGCGAATGCGAGCAATATCGGACCGGAGGGAAGGTCTTGCTCGGTGGGGTGACGTGGCTCGTCGTCGCGAGGAGGTGA
- a CDS encoding PAS domain-containing sensor histidine kinase, protein MTVTADPRISTFLLRLAPVTASLSVLVGTVVLVGGWCFGVEALTVLVPGLPAMVALTAAGLILTGLALWLLSPLPPVPRQRAVGRLCAALASLIGAITLAEYLFLQNWLSRLCAWLTPAQDAPLQPSPQTALAFLLLGLALLLIDVETRRGHRPAQYLTLVVAALSWTALIGYGTGASQLHTLPGLPTKIGMGLHTSSVFFALCLGILGARPEQGLMSTLSGAHAGSSMVRRLLPVLLLGPCVVGHLSLMGTRAGLYTLTTAFALVTGMLTFIGLPFIWSASRRLNQAGLALEHAYRTEALHRAWLMSIIEQMPDGILILNEQGHVLLANAAAKSLRARTSDGLEPPGHPLLFDMRSPSGQPLPSGAGPVVRALTHGEPEAGIELSLRTWDGRSVPVLASATPIQGTQGTPGGAVAIFRDISLLKDLERQREEWTSLVAHDLRQPVSVIALALDALRHDTPGGPAEEQQEPLQWIDTSVGRLRRMIEDLLDASRIEARQLRLERQPVFFSVLVHESVRRMEGQSEGRPFRITAAEEVRTLVDPLRIDQVLTNLLSNAVKYGTLHTPIDVEVTRQDDELRVSVSNEGPGIAPEDLPHLFQRFHRTAEGRKQAAGIGLGLYICKGLVEAHGGQLWVESEPGRRTTFSFSLPVVERA, encoded by the coding sequence ATGACAGTGACGGCGGACCCGCGCATCTCGACATTCCTCCTGCGACTGGCCCCTGTCACGGCCAGCCTCAGCGTCCTCGTCGGCACCGTCGTGCTGGTGGGCGGCTGGTGCTTCGGCGTCGAGGCGCTGACGGTCCTGGTGCCCGGTCTCCCCGCCATGGTGGCCCTCACCGCGGCGGGGCTCATCCTCACCGGCCTGGCGCTCTGGCTGCTGAGTCCCCTCCCCCCGGTTCCACGCCAGCGCGCGGTGGGCCGGCTCTGCGCCGCCCTGGCCAGTCTCATCGGCGCGATCACCCTGGCCGAGTACCTCTTCCTCCAGAACTGGCTCAGCCGGCTCTGCGCCTGGCTGACTCCCGCCCAGGACGCGCCGCTGCAGCCCTCGCCCCAGACGGCGCTCGCCTTCCTCCTGCTCGGCCTGGCCCTGCTGCTCATCGACGTGGAGACCCGGCGTGGGCACAGGCCAGCGCAATACCTCACGCTCGTCGTGGCCGCGCTCTCCTGGACGGCGCTGATCGGCTACGGCACCGGCGCTTCCCAACTCCATACGCTGCCGGGTCTGCCCACGAAGATCGGCATGGGCCTGCACACGAGCTCGGTCTTCTTCGCGCTGTGTCTCGGCATCCTCGGGGCCAGGCCCGAGCAGGGACTCATGAGCACCCTCTCGGGAGCGCACGCGGGCAGCTCCATGGTGCGCCGCCTGCTCCCGGTCCTGCTCCTCGGCCCCTGCGTGGTGGGCCACCTGTCCCTGATGGGGACCCGGGCCGGCCTCTACACTCTCACGACGGCCTTCGCCCTCGTCACCGGCATGCTGACCTTCATCGGGCTGCCGTTCATCTGGTCCGCCTCCCGCCGGCTCAACCAGGCCGGTCTCGCGCTCGAGCACGCCTACCGCACCGAGGCGCTCCACCGGGCGTGGCTCATGAGCATCATCGAGCAGATGCCCGATGGGATCCTCATCCTGAACGAGCAGGGACACGTCCTCCTGGCCAATGCGGCCGCCAAGTCGCTCCGCGCCAGGACGTCCGACGGGCTCGAGCCCCCGGGACACCCGCTCCTCTTCGACATGCGGAGCCCCTCCGGACAACCCCTGCCCTCGGGCGCGGGCCCCGTCGTACGGGCTCTGACCCACGGCGAGCCGGAAGCCGGCATCGAGCTGTCACTTCGGACGTGGGATGGGCGAAGTGTCCCGGTGCTGGCGAGCGCGACCCCCATCCAGGGGACCCAGGGGACGCCAGGTGGAGCGGTCGCCATCTTCCGCGACATCTCCCTGCTCAAGGATCTCGAGCGCCAGCGGGAGGAGTGGACCTCGCTGGTTGCCCATGATCTGCGCCAGCCGGTCAGCGTCATCGCCCTCGCGCTCGATGCGCTGCGCCATGACACCCCGGGCGGCCCAGCCGAGGAACAGCAGGAGCCCCTCCAGTGGATCGACACCAGCGTGGGCAGGCTCCGCAGGATGATCGAGGACCTCCTGGATGCCTCGCGCATCGAGGCGCGGCAGCTCCGTCTGGAGCGCCAGCCTGTGTTCTTCTCGGTGCTGGTACACGAGAGCGTCAGGCGGATGGAGGGGCAGTCCGAGGGACGCCCCTTCCGCATCACCGCCGCGGAAGAAGTCCGGACGCTGGTGGACCCGCTGCGCATCGACCAGGTGCTCACCAACCTGCTCTCGAATGCCGTGAAGTACGGCACGCTCCATACTCCCATCGACGTCGAGGTCACCCGCCAGGACGATGAGCTGCGGGTCTCGGTGTCCAACGAGGGGCCTGGGATCGCACCGGAGGATCTGCCTCACCTGTTCCAGCGCTTCCATCGCACGGCGGAGGGCCGCAAGCAGGCGGCGGGCATCGGCCTGGGCCTCTATATCTGCAAGGGGCTCGTCGAAGCGCACGGCGGCCAGCTCTGGGTCGAGAGCGAGCCCGGCCGCAGGACGACCTTCTCCTTCAGCCTGCCGGTGGTGGAGCGGGCGTAA
- the ygiD gene encoding 4,5-DOPA dioxygenase extradiol produces MSSYRPDRRSILKAAAFGVASTLPLLGCRDPARSARSPQEGTSTMTATSSEQRMPVLFIGHGSPMNAIEDNTWTRGFRSLAGQLPRPKAILSISAHWFLPGTFVTGNEHPPTIHDFGGFPRELYQMQYPAPGSVELARRVVKLLGPSRASVQDDWGLDHGTWTVLHHLRPAADVPVVQLSIDARLAPSEHLALGRALSGLRDEGVLVMGSGNVTHNLRHAFSSMRSGDITIPRWAESFDQDVARALEQHDGAFLARVIETDAGQMSHPSIDHFLPLLYAAGAANDRDAVRFPVSGFDLGSLSMRSVLLG; encoded by the coding sequence ATGTCTTCGTACCGACCCGACAGGCGCAGCATCCTCAAGGCCGCTGCGTTCGGCGTCGCCTCGACCCTGCCACTGCTGGGGTGCCGCGATCCGGCTCGCTCCGCGCGCTCGCCCCAGGAGGGAACTTCCACCATGACCGCCACCTCCTCCGAGCAACGCATGCCGGTGCTCTTCATCGGGCACGGCTCCCCGATGAATGCCATCGAGGACAACACCTGGACCCGCGGCTTCCGCTCGCTCGCCGGGCAGCTGCCCAGGCCCAAGGCCATCCTCTCGATCTCCGCGCACTGGTTCCTCCCCGGCACCTTCGTCACCGGGAACGAGCACCCGCCCACCATCCACGACTTCGGCGGCTTCCCTCGCGAGCTCTACCAGATGCAGTACCCGGCCCCCGGCAGCGTCGAGCTCGCCCGGCGCGTGGTGAAGCTGCTCGGGCCCTCTCGCGCGTCGGTCCAGGACGACTGGGGCCTCGACCACGGCACCTGGACCGTGCTCCACCACCTGCGCCCCGCGGCGGATGTCCCGGTCGTGCAGCTCAGCATCGACGCGCGGCTCGCTCCCTCCGAGCACCTCGCGCTGGGCCGCGCGCTCTCCGGGCTCCGCGACGAAGGCGTCCTGGTGATGGGCAGCGGCAACGTGACGCACAACCTCCGCCACGCCTTCTCGAGCATGCGCTCGGGCGATATCACCATCCCGAGGTGGGCGGAGAGCTTCGACCAGGACGTGGCCCGGGCGCTCGAGCAGCACGATGGCGCCTTCCTGGCGCGCGTCATCGAGACAGACGCGGGCCAGATGTCGCACCCGAGCATCGACCACTTCCTCCCCCTGCTGTACGCCGCCGGTGCCGCCAATGACCGCGATGCGGTGCGCTTCCCGGTGAGCGGATTCGATCTCGGCTCGCTGTCGATGCGCTCCGTGCTCCTCGGCTGA
- a CDS encoding LysR family transcriptional regulator: MDLNLLGLFVAVAETGSFSKAARKLGLPKSSVSRGVASLEASVGTQLLHRTTRQVSLSTAGTALYERTAPLLASLKEAVGTLPEREEAPSGELRLTAPHDMGATFLPEVIARFTARYASVRIDCRLTNRNVDLVAEGFDLALRASGSKLTDSSLRVRRLGTLDVQLYASPMYLARRGTPRAPEDLAQHDLVAFRGLKFLGELGLPEKHARVLADDMLFIRETVKAGSGIAALPTFLAQADVTSGQLVRVLPRYTQPSTSLVMLYPRTQHVPRKVLAFRDFLLEFLNGRPLSASPTGG; this comes from the coding sequence ATGGATTTGAACCTCCTCGGCCTCTTCGTGGCCGTCGCGGAGACCGGCAGCTTCTCGAAGGCGGCCCGCAAGCTCGGGCTGCCCAAGTCCTCCGTGAGCAGGGGAGTGGCGAGCCTCGAGGCCTCGGTGGGCACACAACTGCTCCACCGCACCACACGCCAGGTCTCGTTGAGCACCGCCGGGACCGCGCTGTACGAGCGGACGGCGCCCCTGCTCGCCTCGTTGAAGGAGGCGGTCGGGACCCTGCCCGAGCGGGAGGAGGCCCCCTCTGGCGAGCTTCGGCTCACCGCGCCGCATGACATGGGAGCCACCTTCCTGCCCGAGGTCATCGCCCGCTTCACCGCGCGCTACGCCTCGGTGAGGATCGACTGCCGCCTGACGAATCGGAACGTGGATCTGGTGGCGGAGGGGTTCGATCTCGCGCTGCGCGCCTCGGGCTCGAAGCTGACGGATTCGTCGCTAAGGGTCAGGCGGCTCGGGACGCTCGACGTGCAGCTCTACGCCTCGCCGATGTACCTCGCCCGCCGGGGGACGCCCCGTGCGCCCGAGGATCTCGCCCAGCACGACCTCGTCGCGTTCCGGGGGCTCAAGTTCCTCGGAGAGCTGGGCCTTCCCGAGAAACATGCGCGCGTGCTCGCCGACGACATGCTCTTCATCCGCGAGACGGTGAAGGCGGGCTCGGGAATCGCGGCCCTCCCCACGTTCCTCGCCCAGGCGGACGTGACGTCCGGGCAGCTCGTCCGCGTGCTGCCGCGCTACACGCAACCGTCGACGTCCCTGGTGATGCTGTACCCGCGAACCCAGCATGTCCCGAGGAAGGTGTTGGCCTTCCGTGACTTCCTGCTCGAGTTCCTCAACGGGCGGCCGCTCTCGGCTTCCCCCACCGGAGGCTGA